Proteins encoded together in one Impatiens glandulifera chromosome 1, dImpGla2.1, whole genome shotgun sequence window:
- the LOC124922556 gene encoding epoxide hydrolase A-like codes for MEEIEHRNLKINGINMHIAEKGKGPTILFLHGFPDLWYSWRHQILYFADNGYRAVAPDLRGFGQTTGAPTQDPSQFSVMHLVGDIVSLLDAIAPDEEKVFVVGHDWGASIGWYLCLFRPDRVKAFVSLSVHYLKRNPDPAMNFTDLFRAIYGDHHYIWRFQEPGDIEAEFAKVGFKQVLKKFLTFRDPAPFFFPKTTDNFIDSYHTPIALPHWLSEEDLDYYVSNYEKTGFTGGINYYRAFKLDWELLAPWECAKVNVPVKFVVGDLDLVYHIPLVKEYVHGDGFKKDVPLLDDEIVVMEDVAHFINQEKPQDVNYHIHNFIKSYN; via the exons atggaGGAGATTGAACACAGAAACTTGAAGATAAATGGAATAAACATGCACATAGCAGAAAAGGGAAAAGGTCCGACGATCCTATTCCTCCACGGCTTCCCTGATCTATGGTACTCATGGCGCCATCAGATCCTCTACTTCGCCGACAATGGTTACCGCGCCGTCGCCCCAGACCTACGCGGCTTTGGTCAAACAACCGGAGCCCCAACTCAGGACCCATCCCAATTCAGCGTCATGCATCTGGTCGGCGACATCGTTTCGCTCCTCGACGCCATCGCGCCGGACGAGGAAAAGGTGTTCGTCGTGGGCCATGACTGGGGAGCATCCATCGGGTGGTACTTGTGTCTGTTCAGACCCGATAGAGTCAAGGCCTTCGTATCCCTCAGTGTCCATTATCTCAAACGGAACCCGGATCCTGCTATGAACTTCACGGATCTTTTCCGGGCCATCTACGGCGATCACCACTACATTTGGAGATTTCAG GAACCTGGTGACATTGAAGCTGAGTTTGCAAAGGTTGGTTTTAAACAAGTGCTGAAGAAGTTCCTAACATTTCGCGATCCAGCCCCGTTTTTCTTCCCTAAAACCACCGATAATTTCATTGACTCGTACCACACCCCGATTGCCTTACCCCACTGGTTGTCCGAGGAAGATCTCGACTATTATGTTTCCAATTACGAGAAAACTGGATTCACTGGAGGCATAAACTACTATCGTGCTTTCAAGTT AGATTGGGAACTGTTGGCGCCATGGGAATGTGCTAAAGTGAATGTGCCGGTGAAATTCGTGGTTGGGGACCTTGATCTGGTCTATCACATACCACTAGTGAAGGAGTATGTACACGGTGATGGGTTCAAGAAAGACGTGCCATTGTTGGACGATGAGATTGTGGTGATGGAGGATGTTGCCCATTTTATAAACCAAGAGAAACCTCAAGATGTCAATTACCACATCCACAACTTCATTAAAAGTTATAATTGA